In the genome of Streptomyces sp. NBC_00433, the window GCGGCATCGACGCCCTGCTGGCCGTCCAGGGCGCGGACGGCGGCTTCCCGACCTATGTCGCGGGCGCCTCCTCCGAGCCGTGCATGACCGCCGCCGCGATCTGCGCGATGGCCCCGCACCCGGCGACCGCGCCGGCCCGGGAGAGGGCGCTGGCCTTCCTCGCCGACAACCAGTTCGCCGACGGCGGCTTCGAGCCCGGCTGGAGCCGCAGCCGCCTGCACAGCCTCTTCCGGGTACGGCTCGCCGCCTGCACGGCGGCCCCCGACAACCTGCGCGCCGCCGCGATGGCCGCCCGTATCGAGCGGACCGTGCGCGACACGCAGAACGACGACGGCGGCTGGGGCATGCAGCCCGGCGACCCCAGCGACGACATCAGCACCGCCTACGGCCTGATCACGCTGTGCTACTCCGACGACCCGGCGGCCGTCAGCCGGGCCCTGACGTGGCTGCTCGCGCAGCAGAAGGCCGACGGCGGCTACGGCGGCCCGCCCGACATGGTCGGCCCGCGCCCCTTCGCCTACCACTTCCCGCTGCTCACCGACATCCCGGTGCTGCTGGCACTGGGGCACGTACGGGCGCAGGTCCTCGACCCGCGGACCGTCGTGCACGCATGACGGGCCCCCCGGCCTCCTGACACCTGGTCAGGGGGCCGGGGCAGCCCTGTGACATCTTTCGCCCCCACAAGAACTCGGAGAAATCGGCATGCTGCGAAAACTGGCCGCCTTGCCCAGCGGACGGGTGGGCAAGTGGGTCGTCATCGCGATCTGGGCCGTCCTGCTCGTTCCCGCGATGATGTTCGCCGGGAAGCTCACCGGCGCGGAGCAGAACGACAACTCGGCCTGGCTGCCCGGCAATGCGGAGTCCACCGCGGTCGTCCAGCGCGCCGAGAAGCTGATGCCCACCGACACCGTGCCGGCGATCGTGGTCTACGACCGGGCCGGCGGCGTCACCGACGCCGACATGGCCAAGGCGCAGGCCGACGCCAAGGCCTTCCTCGACATCGACAACGTCGTGGGACAGCCGCAGGGCCCGGTGAGGTCCGACGACGGCAAGGCCATCCAGACCGTCTTCCAGGTCCACAAGGACAACACCGGCTGGGAGGGCCTCGGCAAGGTCGTCGACCGGATGACCGTGGTCGGCGGCAAGGGCGCCGACGGCCTCGGCTTCCACGTCGCGGGACCGGCCGGCTACGGCGCCGACTCCATCAAGGCCTTCAGCGGCGGCGGCGCGCTGACCACCATCACCGCCGTGGTCGTCGTCGCGATCCTGCTGCTCACCTACCGCAGCCCGCTGCTCCCCCTGCTGCCGCTGGTCACCGTCGGGGTGGCGCTGCTCGGCGCCGAGGCGCTCATCTACCTGCTGGCGCGGCACGCCGGCCTGGTCATCAACAAGCAGACCAGCTTCATCCTGGTCGTGCTGATCTTCGGCGCCGCCACCGACTACGCGCTGCTGCTGATCTCCCGCTACCGCGAGGAGCTGCTGCGCCACGAGGACCGGCACGAGGCGATGGCCGAGGCGCTCTACCGCTCGGGCCCGGCGATCGTGGCCAGCGCGGCGACCGTCGCGGTCAGCCTGCTGCTGCTGAGCTTCGCCGAGCTGAACTCCACCAAGGGCATGGGCCCGGCCTGCGCCGTCGCCGTCGTGGTCGGCCTGCTCGCCATGGTCACCCTGATGCCGGCCCTGCTGGTCGCCTGCGGCCGGTGGATCTTCTGGCCGGCCAAGCCGGCGCACGGCGCCGAGGCGGTGCTGAAGGAGGGTGTCTGGAGCCGGGTCGGCAAGGCCGTCGCCGGGCGCCCGCGCCTGGTGTGGGCGGGCACCGCGCTGGCGCTCGCGGCCCTCGCGCTCGGCACCCTCGGGCTCGACGCCTCGGGCCTGGCCAACAAGGACCAGTTCACGAACAAGCCCCAGATGGCGGTCGGCGAGGACGTACGCGCCCAGCACTTCCCCGCCGGGTCGGGCGACCCCGTCTACGTCGTGGCCAAGGCCGCCGCGGCGGACCAGGTCAAGGCGGCGCTGGGCGGCGTGTCCGGCTTCGCCGGGGTCCAGGACCCGCTGGTCAAGGGCGACGAGGCGGTGCTGCTCGCGCAGTTGAAGGACGAGCCGAGCAGCGACGCGGCGATGCGGACCGTCGACCGGGCACGCACCGCCGTCCACCGGATCGCCGGCGCCGACGCGCAGGTCGGCGGGAGCACCGCCATCATGGTGGACACCGAGGACGCGGCGACCCGCGACGACAAGGTGATCATCCCGCTCGTCCTGATCGTCGTGCTGCTCATCCTCGGGCTGCTGCTGCGGGCGGTGGTCGCGCCGCTGGTGCTGATGGCGACGGTGCTGCTGTCCTTCGGCGCGGCCCTGGGCGTGAGCAGCCTGATGTTCGAGCACGTCTTCCACTTCGCCGGGGCCGACGCGTCCTTCCCGCTGCTCGCGTTCGTCTTCCTGGTCGCCCTGGGCATCGACTACAACATCTTCCTGGTCACCCGGATCCGCGAGGAAGCGCAGCGGCAGGGCACCAGGCGGGCCGCGCTGACCGGCCTGTCCTCCACCGGCGGTGTGATCACCTCGGCGGGCCTGGTGCTCGCCGGCACCTTCGGGGCGATGGGCTCGCTGCCGCTGGTCTTCGCGGCCGAGCTGGGCTTCGCGGTGGCCTTCGGTGTCCTGCTCGACACGATCGTGGTCCGCTCGGTGCTGGTCACCGCGCTCACCCTGGACGTGGGCCGCTGGATGTGGTGGCCCAGCGACCTCTTCAGGCGCCAGGACGAAGCCCTGCCGACGGCGGGCGGCGTCGATCCCGTTCCCACGCTCAGCGGCAGGTAAGCAACCTGCCGAACGCGCCGTCCGGGGCATGTCCGGACACTCACTCTCGGGGGCAGTCTCCATGCTCGCAAAAACGTTGGACAGAGAAGTCCGCCGCACCTTGACCGCCGTTCCGGTGGCGGTCGAGGAGCACGGAAAGCCGACCATCCCCGGGCAGCGGCCCCAGGGCAGTGAGAGCCCCGGCGGCAGCGCCCGGCGGATAGCGGAACTGGAGCGTGAGGTCTGGGAGTTGAGGCGGGCCAACGAGACGCTCAAGAGCTACGTCAGCAAGGCGCTGGAACTCGACATCTCGCCCCGGCGCAGGGACGACCGCCTCACGGCCGCCGCCGACCCGTCGTCCCGCCCCGTGCTCAGCCCCGTGGCCGCCCCCGCGGCCGCGGTCGAATTCCGGGTGCTCGGCTCGATCGAGGCCTACGTCGACGGGCGGCTGGTCGACCTGGGCGCGCCCAAGCAGCGCGCCGCGCTCGCCCTGCTGGTGAGCCAGGTCGGCCAGCCGGTCTCCGTCGACATGCTGGTCGAGGCGCTGTGGGACGGCCACCCGCCGCAGTCCGCGATCACCTCCCTGCACGCCTACATCGCCAACCTGCGGCGCGCGCTGGAACCCCGCCGCGCGCCGCGCACCCCCGCCACCGTGCTGTGCACCCGCGGCCGCAGCTACCTGCTGGACAGCCGCGCCGTCGAGGTCGACGCGCACCGCTTCGGCGAGAGCGCCACCGCCGGCTGGCAGGCGCTCGACCGGGGCGACCCGCAGCGCGCCCTGCACGCCTTCGAGGCCGGCCTGGCCCTGTGGCGGGGCGAGGCCTACGCCGAGGTGGCCGCCGCCCGCCATGTCACCCCGGCGGCCGTCCGCCTGGAAGAACTCCGGCTGTCCATGATCGAGGGCCGCTGCGCCACCCTGATCGCGGTGGGCAACCACGAGCTCGCGGTCCCCGAACTGGCCGCCTTCACCCAGGCCCACCCCTTGCGCGAATACGGCTGCGAGCTGCTGAGCCTGGCCCTCTACCGCGCCGGCCGCCAGGCCAACGCCCTGTCCGTCCTGCGGGCCCACCAGAAGCGCATGGTCGAGGACCTCGGCATCTCCCCCAGCCCCGCCCTCCAGCACCTGGAGCTCGAAATCCTCCGGCAGGCACCGGAGCTGAGGGCCCCGGGCCGGGTCCAGTAGCCCCGGGGCGCGGGGAGTCCGCGACAGGCGGGTTCAGATTTTGGCGACGCGGACTTTCGGTCCGCACAGGACGAGGAGGTCCTCGGGATCCGAGGTCAGGACCGTGGCCGGGGCGGGGGAGGCGAGGGCGGTGGCTGCGACGATGGCGTCGAGGGCGTACTTGTGGCCGTGCAGCCCGGCTGCGGCGAGGAGCTTGCTGGCGTGGCGGGCGACGGCCTCACTGGGCGGGATGACGTTCACCCGCGAGACGGCGTAGTCGAAGCGGGCCTGGTTGGTCCTGGGGTCGCGAGCTTCGACCAGCGTGACCGAACTGGTGACGACGCGGATGTCCTCCGCCTCGGCGGCGGCCAGCCACTCGGTGAGTTCGGGGTTCCGGCGTACGAGTCCGGACAGGCCTTCGCAGTCCAGGACGAGCGTGCCGCTCACGCCGCGTGCACCGAGTCGGCGGTGTCGCCGCGCAAGGCGGCCCGCTTGGCCTCGACCGCCGCCTGGCCGACCGGACCGTGTTCGGCTTCGGCGTCCTCGATGAGTTCGCGCAGCCGGTCGCGCTCCAGTTGGCGCTGGATGAGGGCTTCGACGTACGCGGACATACCGCGCTTGCCGGTGCGCTCCCTGAGAGCCGCGATCGTGCCTTCATGGAGCGAGACGGATACCGGGCGGACAGGGCCTTCGCCAGGGGCGGGGGAAGCAGCCATGGGTCTAGCTTAACAAATAGATTGTTAATGTGCTACGACTACGGCTACGGCCGCGCCGCGGGAAGCGGCGGCCGCGGCGCCCGCCATCGCGCACGCGGCCGCGGATTGAGCCGAACGCGCCACGTCAAGGGGCATTTTGGCGTCAGATAATCCGCCGTTTCTGACGCCGCGTGAGGTTGTGGATCAGTGCGTGTCATGATTGGTGACGCAGTGTGCGAGCCCGTTCCGCGGGACCTCCCGTAGAGGACGGCGTGACCACTCCCGTACCGATCTCACCAGCCGTTCCGGTTCGACTTCACCGCGAGGAGCACTCCACACCATGTCCACGCAGGTCAGCATTCCCGGTTACCAAGCCGGCACGTGGGTGATCGACGCCGCCCGCACCGAAGTCGCCTTCCTGGCGCGCGCACTCGGGTTCTGGAAGACCCGCGGTACCTTCGACGACTTCGAGGGCACCGTCGTGTTAGCGGAGAACCCCCTCGACTCCTCGGTCAGCGCGGTCATCAGAACCGCCTCGCTGAACACCGGGATGCCCAACCGCGACCGTGACCTCAAGCACGCCGGGTATCTGGACACCGAGCGGTATCCGACGATCACCTTCGCCTCGACCGGGGTGCGGGTCGACGGCGACGGCTTCCTGGTCGACGGCGACCTGACCGCGCTGGCGGTCACCAAGCAGGTGACGCTGAAGCTGGCGGCCAAGGGCTTCGAGGCCGGCGCCGACGGCGAGGCGGTGGCCGCCTTCTCCGCGGCCACCCAGGTCAGCAACAAGGCGCTCGGCGTGACCAAGGGCTCGCTCTTCATCAACGACACGACCCTGATCACGCTGGAGATCACGGCGGTCAAGCAGGACTGACGGGCGCGTCAGGCGAGCCGCAAGAGGGGAGGGGACCGCGGCCGGTCCCCTCCCTCACTGCTTCAGGGCCCGGTCCACCAGCGGCCCCGCCGCCCCGGTGTAGGCGGCCGGGTCGAGCAGCGCGGCCAGCTCCTGCGCGTCCAGCACCCCGCGCAGCCGCGGCAGTTCGGCCAGCACGTCGGCCAGCTCCCTGCCCTCGCGTGCCGCCCGCGCCGAGGCCTCCGCCAGCAGCTCCTTGGCGGCCGCCTTGCCCAACCGCGGTGCCAGGACGGCCGACACGCGCTCGGCGGCGATCCGGCCGCCGGTCGCCGCGAGGTTGGCGCGCATCCGCTCGGGGTGCACGGTCAGGCCCTCGACCAGCTCCACGGCGGTGTGCGCGGCCCCGCCGGTCAGCCGCAGGCACTCGCGCAGCGGCTGCCACTCGGCCTGCCACAGGCCCGCGGCCCGCTCGTCCTCGGCCGGCATGCACTGCGGCAGGACCGCGGCCAGCGCGGGGACCTGCACCGCGGCGGAGCGGATCAGCGTCGCCAGCACCGGGTTGCGCTTCTGCGGCATCGCCGACGACACGCCCCGGCCGGCCCCCGCGGGCTCGGCGACCTCGCCGATCTCGGTGCGGGACAGCACCAGGACGTCAGCGGCGATCTTGCCGAGCGCGCCCGCGGTGTGCGCGAGTACGGCGGCCAGGTCGGCCATCGGGGTGCGCAGGGTGTGCCAGGGCAGCACGGGGACCGCGAGGCCGGTCTCGTCGGCGAAGGCGGCCACCAGGTCGATGACGGCGTCGGGCGCCGCGTCGTCCCCGGCGTACTGCTGGTAGCCCGCGAGGGTGCCGGCCGCGCCGCCGAGCGAGACGGGCAGCCCGCCCGCCACGACCCGGTCGACGCGGTCGGCCGCTTCGAGCACCACCTGCCGCCACCCCGCCGCCTTGAGCCCGAAGGTGGTGGGCACGGCGTGCAGCGCGAGCGTGCGGCCGGCCATCACCGTGTCCCGGTGCGCGGCCGCGGTGGCGGCCAGGGACGCGGCCACCGCCCGCAGGTCGGCGCCGATCAGCCGCAGCGCCCTGGCGGCCACCAGCATCGCGCCGGTGTCGAAGATGTCCTGGCTGGTGGACCCGCGGTGCACGTACTCCGCCGCGGTGGGGGACTGCGCCGCGACCACCGACGTCAGCGCCGCGACCAGGCCGACGACCGGGTTCGCCGTCTCCCGCGCGGCCAGGGCCAGCCGGCGTACGTCCAGGTTCTCGGCGCGGGCCGCCGCGGTGATCGAGGCGGCCGCGTGCGCGGGGACCGTGCCGCAGCGGACCTGGGCCCGGACCAGCGCGGCCTCCGCGTCGAGCATCGCCTGCAGCCAGGCGGTGTCGCCGACCGCCGCCTCCACGGGGGTGCCGACCCGCACCGGGGAGAGCAGGCCGGTGTCGGCGTACGGTTCCGCGGTCATGACGTCACCTTGGCGGCGGTGCCCTGCCCGGTGAGGACGACCTGCTCGGGCAGCCGCACCGGGGGCGGTTCCGGCGCGGGCAGTGCGAGGACGGCGGCGGCGATCACGTCGGAGTCCTCCAGGGTGACCGAGCCGACGCCCGGCCTGATGCCCGCCGCGGTCACCCAGTGCACGGACTCGGTGGGCACCCCGTAGGCGAAGCGCCGCGGGTGCGCCCTGCCGCGGGCGTCCAGCAGGCGGTAGGGGCGCTCGGTCACCGCGAGGCCTCCGGTCTCGTAGTCGTGGCCGTCCGCGCCGGGCACACGGTAGGGGCGGCACTGGCCGGTGCGCAGCAGCTGGGCCATCAGCGGGTCGGCGGTGCGGCGCAGGTCGATGTCGGGCAGGCGGCCCTCGACCAGCGCGGTGGCCCGCACCAGCACGTCGGGTATCTCCGTCGAGGTGCACACGAAGGCGGGTCCTTCGGGGTCGGTGTCGACCCGCATGCCGGGCCCGGTCACTTCCAGCACACCCGCGTCGATGAGCGCGGCCATCTCCTCGATACGTGAGGCGGGCGGCCCGATCGACAGGTAGGCGTTGAGCGGGGTGTACCAGCCGTCCAGCTCGTCGCGGTGCGACTCGGCGTCCAGGCCGCCGTGGTCGACGGCCAGCCGCACCTCGTTGCGCAGGTCCCGCAGGATGTCCAGGGCCGCCTTGAACGGCCCGCTGACATTGCCCTCGTGGGCCTTGCGCACATCCTCGTCCAGGTAGCCGCGCAGCCAGGCGCGGAAGGCGGCCAGGTCGCGCAGGTCGCCGGTGTCGTAGGGGCGGGCGACCCGCTCCCAGTCCCAGCGCTCCGCCGGGTCGATGCCCGCCTCGTCGAGCAGCCGCTGCTCGGCCTCCCCCGGCGCCGAGTTGAGGTAGCGGTTGGCGAAGTCGGCGACCTTGGAGGGTGTTTCCCGGGTGGCGAGCAGCGTCTCGTAGTAGACGCTCTGCACCTCCATGGCGATCAGCGACCACAGCCCCGTGCCGAAGCGGATCGGCTCGCGGGCGGTGGCGGGGGTGCGCAGCGCCGCGACGTATTCGGCGGTCAGCAGCCGGGGGGCGTAACGGCCGTGCGCGCCCTTCTCGTTCTCGCCGCGCGCCTGGTAGGGCACGCCCCGCCGGGAGCCGGCGAAGATCCGCGGCTCGCGGCCCGAGGGGCGGTAGACCAGGCGGCCCTCGACGCGTTCGAAGGTGCCGCCCCTGCCGTGGGTGAACAGCGCCATGTAGTCGAAGAAGTTCAGGCCGAGGCCGCGCAGCAGGACGCTCGCGCCGGGGGCGACGCACGACAGGTCCACGTCGGCGGGGTTGGCCGGCGGCACGTAGGTCAGGCCGTGCACGGTGGCGAAGTCGGCCAGTTCCCGCTCGGCTCGGGTGGGCCGGACGGGGACGTGGCCCTGCGCCAGCATCACCGCGGTCAGCCCGGTCAGCAGCGTCCCGTCGTCCAGCAGCACGGTCTGCGGCCCCGCGCCGCCGGCCGTCGCGTCGCCGTCGACCAGGCCGACCGCCCGCGCCTTGTGGACCTGGACGGACACGTGCTCGGGCGCGTTCGCGGCGACGTGCCGGAAGGCCCAGGTCAGGTACTGCCCGTAGAGGGCCCGGGTGGGGTAGGTGTCGGGGCCGAGCGCCCGCGCCTCGGACAGGGCCGCGTCGTCAGGGGACGTCGCGCCGGACGCGGCGGCGATGTCGCCGAGCGCCTTGGCCCACTGGTAGAGGCTGGGGCCCGGCTCCAGCGGCCCCTTGATCTGCACGCTGGCGTCGGTGAAGACCGTCACCTGGGAGGCCACGGTGTTCATCAGCAGGTGCCGGGACTGGGTGGGTCGCCACACCCGGCCCGCGCCCGGCGGGTCGGGGTCGATGACATGGACGGTGACGGTACCGCTGCGGGGCGACCTGCGCTCCTGCGCGCACAGCCGCTCAAGCAGCGACAACCCGCGGGGTCCCGCGCCGACGAGGCACACTTCGATGCGTCCGCCGCTCACAAGGGCACTCCGATCACGTGGTGGTGGGCGGCTCGAAGGTGAGCGGGGTGATCTGGTGGACGTCGTAGCGGTCCCGCAGCCGCTGCACCGCGCCGGAGTCCACGGTCCTGCCGTCCGCGAAGATCTCGCAGATCTCCTCGAAGTAGCGCTCGTGGTCCGGCGGCGGCGACGCCTGGAAGAGCATCCGCACCGGCAGTTCCGTGGCGTTGGTGAACGCGTGCGGGGTGCCGGTGGGCACGAGCATGCAACTGCCGGGGCCGGCCCGCAGGATCTGCTCCCCGTCGGGGGACTTCCAGTCCCGCCAGTCCTCCGGTGTGCGCTCCACCGGCTCGAACGCGAAGACGTCCAGCTCTCCTTCGAGGACGTAGAAGAACTCGGTGGAGTGTTCGTGGACGTGCGCGCCGACGTTGAAGCCCGGCGGCACCACGACCTCGAAGGTCGAGGCGAAGCCGCCGTCCGCCCCGGTGACCTTGAAGGTGACGTCCTGCGCCTTGGTCAGCAGCTTCCTGCCCTGGCCCGGCGGGACGATGAGGCCCTTCATACGTTTGCCCTCCCTGTCGCGCTGAAGAGATCGCACCCGGCGGCGGCGTCCGCGCCGCCGGGTGTTGAGCGGCTCACGCCCGCTTCTGCAACTGGTCCTGGAGCAGCTGCGACAGCTCGACCCTGCGGACCTTCATCGTCGCCGTCCTCGGGAGTTCGGCCTGCGGGATCTGGACCGGGTCGCCCAGCTGCGGGAAGTCCGCGGCGGCGGACCGCCAGCGCTCCCGGTCCAGCGGCAGGTCGCCCTCGGTGCAGACCACGGGGACCGGCTCGGAGTTCGGGCCGATGACGACGACCAGTTCGGCCAGCTCGTCGAGGCGGCTCAGCATCCGGTCCTCGATCTCCAGGGTGCTGCTGGTGTCGGGCACCATGTCGACCTCGCGGTCGAGCATGTGCAGGCAGCCGCGCCTGGTGCGGTAGCCGACGTCGCCCGTACGCCACCAGCCGTCGTGCCTGTTGGCCTCGTAGCGCTCCGGCTCACCGAAGTAGCTGTGCGCGATGCCGTCCCAACGGACCTCGATGGCACCGGGGTTGTCCTTCGACGGCGCCTTGCCGTTCCGGCTGACCACCCGGACCTTCGCGCAGCCCGGCATCGGGTAGCCGACGCAGCGGCCGTTCATCCGCTCCGCCGACTTGCTGAAGTACGGGCGGCCGACCGCGGGGCCGACCTCGCTCTGCCCGTAGATCTGGAAGAAGAGCGGCACCCGCCGCTTGGAGGCCGCGATGAGCCGGGTGATGGTCCTGGGGTGGATCGCGTCGAAGGTGCTGCTGAAGTACTTGACCGAGGCGAACGGCCGCCGCGGGTCGTCGGCGAGCGGCTCCCAGTCCATGAACGCGTTGGGCAGCGCCTCGATGAAGGTCGGCTCGTGCTCGGCGAGCAGCCCGGCGGCCGCGTCGGGCTTCGGGTTGTTCATCAGCAGCACCGGCATCGCCTTGAGCAGCACCAGCGACATCGCCGCGTACATCCGCGAGTGCACGAAGGGCAGGTTGATCGCGACGGTGTCGCGCCGCCACATCAGCGACAGCAGCCACCACTGCGGCCGCAGCCGCACGCCCATGGTCCGCGGGGTGTGCACGACCAGCTTGGGCACCCCGGTGGTGCCCGAGGTGTGGGTGATCATCGCCGGGTCGTCCAGGCCGCGGAAGACCGGCTCGACCCGCGGTGATCCGGCCAGCTCGGTCAGTGTGACCGCGCCCGCCCACTCGCCGGTCGCGGTGATCACGGTCTTCGCCAGGTCCTTGACCGGCACGTCGGCCAGCACGTCGAGCTTGGGAAGGTCGGTGAGCAGGTGCGGCTGGTCGAGGCGGCCGAGCAGGATGCCGACCGTCCTGCCGTCGAGCGCCGGCGAGAGCATCACCGGCACCGCTCCGACGCGGGCGGCGGCCGAGGCCAGCATCCAGACGTCGAAGTTGGGGGACTTGTAGATGGCGATGGTGTCGCCCGCCCCGACCCCCGCCACGGCCAGCCGTGCTGCCAGGTCGTCCACCAGCTCCGCGAGCCGGCCCACGGTCAGGCGCCGTCCCGCGTCGGGGAGCACGTCGAGGTCGTGGTCGAGGGTGAGGTGCGTCGAGCTGTTCTTGGCCGCGGCCATTTCCGGCATGCTGCCGAGCTGAAGACCGCGCCTTGCTATCTCACGGTCGACCATGAAGCCCATCATCGGGACCAGCTCCCTTTCCAGGAATGAGAGGGAATCTTCGGGCCGTCGCCGGCTCGGCAGGCGCGCGTGGACGCGCTCAACGGGCTCCGAGGCGTCCAGCATCGGCCACCCGGCTTGCGCGGCACTGTCCACCGGCTTGGTGCCGGCTTGGGGGTGAACTGGTGTGCCGTGCGGAGCCGCGGGCGCCCGTGGCGCGGAAGCGGTGGGGCAAGGATGACGCCTTGTGACAGGCCTCCTTGACATGGAGTCACCGGATGGACACGCTCGTGTCCGGCCCGTCAATCGGTGGCTGTCTGCGCGAATCACGGGGGTGCGGCCATGTTCGTGGTCGGGCAGGACAGCGCCGCCGGGGGCGGCTCCGACGCCGCTTCCCCCCAGCAGGGCGCCGGGCGCGGCAGGGTGGAATTCCGGGCGCTCGGACCGGTGGAGGCCGTGGTCGACGGCCGGATGGTCGACCTGGGGACGCCCAAGCAGCGCGCGCTGCTCGCCCTGCTGGTGAGCCGGGTCGGCCGCACCGTGACGGTCGACGTGATGCTGGAGGAGCTGTGGGAGGGGCGCCCGCCGCCCTCGGCGCGGACCTCGCTGCACGCCTATGTGGCCAACCTGCGCCGGGTGCTTGAGCCGTCCAGGGCCCGCAGGACACCCGCGACCGTGCTGCGCACCCACGGGCAGGGCTATCTGCTGGACAGCCGCGAGGTCCAGGTCGACGTGCACCGCTTCTGCGAGCGCGCGACGGCCGGCTGGCACGCCTGGGGCCGCGGCGACCGGCGGCAGGCGCTCGGCGAGTTCGAGGCGGGGCTCGCGCTGTGGCGGGGCCAGGCCTACGCGGAGGTCGCCAACGCCACGCACGTGGTGCCCGAGGTGGAGCGGCTGGAGGAGCTGCGGCTCTCGCTCGTCGAAGGGCGCTGCGCCGCGCTGCTGGCCGCCGGCGCCCACGAGGTGGCGGTGGCGGAGCTGGAGGCCTTCACCCAGGCCCACCCCTTGCGCGAATACGGCTGCGAGCTGCTGAGCCTGGCCCTCTACCGGGCCGGCCGGCAGGCCGACGCGCTCGCGGTGCTGCGCACCAACCAGCGGCGGCTGGCCAGGGAGCTGGGCATCGACCCGCGCCCGGCGCTCCAGCACCTGGAGAGCGAGATCCTCAACCAGGCCCCGGCCCTGGACTGGCACCCGGCCGCACCGGTCGTACGCGGCGGCGCCCCCGCCGTGCCGGCGCCGCGGGTCGGCGGGACGATGCCGCGGGTCGGCGGGACGGTGCCGCCCGTGCGGGTCGCGGCCGTCGAGGTCTTCGTCGGACGGGAGCAGGCGCTGCGGCAGCTGGCCGAGACGCTGCCCGCGGTCGCCGCGGGGCGCGGGCAGGTGGTCGCGGTGTCGGGCGAGCCGGGCATCGGCAAGACCAGCCTGCTGCGGCACTTCGCCGAGTCCGCGCCCGTACCGGTGCTGTGGGGCGCCTGCCCGGAGCATGTGGCGGCGCCGCCGCTGTGGCCCTGGCAGCAGGTGCTGCGCATGCTGGCCGCCCGCCTGCCGCAGCCGTCCGTGCCCGGCCCGGTGGCCGAGCTGCTCGACCGGGACGGCCGCCGGACGGCGGACGGCGCGGACGCGGACGCCGCCACGCTGCGGCGGTTCGAGGCGGTCGTGGACTACCTGACCCGCGCCTCGCTCGTCACACCGCTGGTCGTGGTGCTCGACCACATGCACCGGGCCGACGCCGGCTCGCTGCGGCTGCTGGCCCACCTCGCCGAGTCGGTGCCCGCGGGACGGCTGCTGGTGGCGGTCTGCCACCGGTCCGGCGAAGCGGCCCTGACGGAGACCTCCGCCGCGCTGGCCCGCGTGGAGACCACCCGGATCGTGCTGGAAGGACTCACCGTCCAGGAGACGCAGCGGCTCGCCGGCGCGATGCTGCACCGCGAGGTCGGCGGCCACACGGCCGAGGGCCTGTGGGACCGCACCGAGGGCCACCCCTTCTACCTGCGGGAACTGATCAAGCTGCTGGCCGCCGACCAGCGCCTCGACCAGCGGATCGACCAGCCCCACACGGTGCCGGTGCCCGTGCCGGTGCGCGAGGTGGTGCTGCGCCGGGTGGGCCGGCTGCCGCAGACCGTGGCCTGGCTGCTCGCGGTGGCCGCGGTCGCC includes:
- a CDS encoding AfsR/SARP family transcriptional regulator: MTAVPVAVEEHGKPTIPGQRPQGSESPGGSARRIAELEREVWELRRANETLKSYVSKALELDISPRRRDDRLTAAADPSSRPVLSPVAAPAAAVEFRVLGSIEAYVDGRLVDLGAPKQRAALALLVSQVGQPVSVDMLVEALWDGHPPQSAITSLHAYIANLRRALEPRRAPRTPATVLCTRGRSYLLDSRAVEVDAHRFGESATAGWQALDRGDPQRALHAFEAGLALWRGEAYAEVAAARHVTPAAVRLEELRLSMIEGRCATLIAVGNHELAVPELAAFTQAHPLREYGCELLSLALYRAGRQANALSVLRAHQKRMVEDLGISPSPALQHLELEILRQAPELRAPGRVQ
- a CDS encoding adenylosuccinate lyase family protein, producing MTAEPYADTGLLSPVRVGTPVEAAVGDTAWLQAMLDAEAALVRAQVRCGTVPAHAAASITAAARAENLDVRRLALAARETANPVVGLVAALTSVVAAQSPTAAEYVHRGSTSQDIFDTGAMLVAARALRLIGADLRAVAASLAATAAAHRDTVMAGRTLALHAVPTTFGLKAAGWRQVVLEAADRVDRVVAGGLPVSLGGAAGTLAGYQQYAGDDAAPDAVIDLVAAFADETGLAVPVLPWHTLRTPMADLAAVLAHTAGALGKIAADVLVLSRTEIGEVAEPAGAGRGVSSAMPQKRNPVLATLIRSAAVQVPALAAVLPQCMPAEDERAAGLWQAEWQPLRECLRLTGGAAHTAVELVEGLTVHPERMRANLAATGGRIAAERVSAVLAPRLGKAAAKELLAEASARAAREGRELADVLAELPRLRGVLDAQELAALLDPAAYTGAAGPLVDRALKQ
- a CDS encoding YceI family protein, with product MSTQVSIPGYQAGTWVIDAARTEVAFLARALGFWKTRGTFDDFEGTVVLAENPLDSSVSAVIRTASLNTGMPNRDRDLKHAGYLDTERYPTITFASTGVRVDGDGFLVDGDLTALAVTKQVTLKLAAKGFEAGADGEAVAAFSAATQVSNKALGVTKGSLFINDTTLITLEITAVKQD
- a CDS encoding FAD/NAD(P)-binding protein is translated as MSGGRIEVCLVGAGPRGLSLLERLCAQERRSPRSGTVTVHVIDPDPPGAGRVWRPTQSRHLLMNTVASQVTVFTDASVQIKGPLEPGPSLYQWAKALGDIAAASGATSPDDAALSEARALGPDTYPTRALYGQYLTWAFRHVAANAPEHVSVQVHKARAVGLVDGDATAGGAGPQTVLLDDGTLLTGLTAVMLAQGHVPVRPTRAERELADFATVHGLTYVPPANPADVDLSCVAPGASVLLRGLGLNFFDYMALFTHGRGGTFERVEGRLVYRPSGREPRIFAGSRRGVPYQARGENEKGAHGRYAPRLLTAEYVAALRTPATAREPIRFGTGLWSLIAMEVQSVYYETLLATRETPSKVADFANRYLNSAPGEAEQRLLDEAGIDPAERWDWERVARPYDTGDLRDLAAFRAWLRGYLDEDVRKAHEGNVSGPFKAALDILRDLRNEVRLAVDHGGLDAESHRDELDGWYTPLNAYLSIGPPASRIEEMAALIDAGVLEVTGPGMRVDTDPEGPAFVCTSTEIPDVLVRATALVEGRLPDIDLRRTADPLMAQLLRTGQCRPYRVPGADGHDYETGGLAVTERPYRLLDARGRAHPRRFAYGVPTESVHWVTAAGIRPGVGSVTLEDSDVIAAAVLALPAPEPPPVRLPEQVVLTGQGTAAKVTS
- a CDS encoding PIN domain-containing protein, with protein sequence MSGTLVLDCEGLSGLVRRNPELTEWLAAAEAEDIRVVTSSVTLVEARDPRTNQARFDYAVSRVNVIPPSEAVARHASKLLAAAGLHGHKYALDAIVAATALASPAPATVLTSDPEDLLVLCGPKVRVAKI
- a CDS encoding MMPL family transporter is translated as MLRKLAALPSGRVGKWVVIAIWAVLLVPAMMFAGKLTGAEQNDNSAWLPGNAESTAVVQRAEKLMPTDTVPAIVVYDRAGGVTDADMAKAQADAKAFLDIDNVVGQPQGPVRSDDGKAIQTVFQVHKDNTGWEGLGKVVDRMTVVGGKGADGLGFHVAGPAGYGADSIKAFSGGGALTTITAVVVVAILLLTYRSPLLPLLPLVTVGVALLGAEALIYLLARHAGLVINKQTSFILVVLIFGAATDYALLLISRYREELLRHEDRHEAMAEALYRSGPAIVASAATVAVSLLLLSFAELNSTKGMGPACAVAVVVGLLAMVTLMPALLVACGRWIFWPAKPAHGAEAVLKEGVWSRVGKAVAGRPRLVWAGTALALAALALGTLGLDASGLANKDQFTNKPQMAVGEDVRAQHFPAGSGDPVYVVAKAAAADQVKAALGGVSGFAGVQDPLVKGDEAVLLAQLKDEPSSDAAMRTVDRARTAVHRIAGADAQVGGSTAIMVDTEDAATRDDKVIIPLVLIVVLLILGLLLRAVVAPLVLMATVLLSFGAALGVSSLMFEHVFHFAGADASFPLLAFVFLVALGIDYNIFLVTRIREEAQRQGTRRAALTGLSSTGGVITSAGLVLAGTFGAMGSLPLVFAAELGFAVAFGVLLDTIVVRSVLVTALTLDVGRWMWWPSDLFRRQDEALPTAGGVDPVPTLSGR